One region of Cyanobium sp. M30B3 genomic DNA includes:
- a CDS encoding SAM-dependent DNA methyltransferase: protein MPPLADLVNDLIALIPEDGSRITNDEIRAALEREAGEPISDEELKEIKSQVVALGAAEGVKGPGGGLRAPGIDPPPRAAAPTGGTRTRRNGNGSVASAPPSTIAPGTTAATALTGELRNQIDRIWDAFWSGGIANPLEVLEQLTYLLFIRRLDELETLEERRSQRSGQPMRRRIFPEGADEQGRPWSELRWSRFKELGDPASMYRVVGDRVFPFLRDLGGEESAYATHMRDARFTIPTPGLLTKVVELLDAVPMEDRDTKGDIYEYMLGKLATAGTNGQFRTPRHIIELMVAMTEPTPRDVMVDPACGTCGFPVAVGEYLREHHPEILSDPELRQHFNHGLFHGFDFDTTMLRIGAMNMLLHGVENPDVSYRDSLSEDGAIEEDKYTLILANPPFAGSLDYESTSGKLQRVVKTKKTELLFMALFLQLLKPGGRAAVIVPDGVLFGSSKAHKELRRTLVEDHFLEGVVSLPSGVFRPYAGVSTAILLFTKTGRGGTDQVWFYDMTTDGWSLDDKRNPLLPLEKLGPAPKDALADGGHDKNNLPDCLSRWRQRKDSERERERTAQSFCVPKAEIAEQGYDLSLNRYKELIHEEVEHRPPLEILAELRTIEQEILQGIEELEGMLR from the coding sequence ATGCCCCCCCTCGCCGACCTCGTCAACGACCTGATCGCCCTGATCCCGGAGGACGGCAGTCGGATCACGAACGACGAGATCCGCGCCGCCCTGGAGCGGGAGGCGGGAGAGCCCATCAGCGATGAGGAGCTGAAGGAGATCAAGAGCCAGGTGGTGGCCCTGGGCGCTGCGGAGGGTGTGAAAGGTCCCGGCGGAGGCCTGAGAGCGCCGGGGATCGACCCGCCTCCGCGAGCTGCCGCCCCAACCGGGGGCACCCGCACCCGCCGCAACGGCAACGGCTCAGTCGCCTCAGCCCCCCCATCCACCATCGCCCCCGGCACCACGGCGGCGACGGCACTCACCGGCGAACTGCGCAACCAGATCGACCGGATCTGGGATGCCTTCTGGAGCGGCGGCATCGCCAACCCGCTGGAAGTGCTGGAGCAGCTCACCTACCTGCTGTTCATCCGCCGGCTCGATGAACTGGAAACTCTGGAGGAGCGCCGCAGCCAGCGCTCGGGCCAGCCGATGCGTCGCCGCATCTTTCCGGAGGGCGCCGATGAGCAGGGCCGCCCCTGGAGCGAACTGCGCTGGAGCCGCTTCAAGGAGCTGGGAGATCCCGCCTCGATGTACCGGGTGGTGGGCGACCGAGTGTTTCCGTTCCTGCGCGATCTAGGCGGCGAGGAATCGGCCTACGCCACCCACATGCGCGATGCCCGCTTCACGATCCCCACGCCGGGGCTGCTCACCAAGGTGGTGGAGCTGCTGGACGCGGTGCCGATGGAGGACCGCGACACCAAGGGCGACATCTACGAGTACATGCTCGGCAAGCTGGCCACCGCTGGCACCAACGGCCAGTTCCGCACGCCGCGCCACATCATCGAGCTGATGGTGGCGATGACTGAGCCCACGCCGCGAGACGTGATGGTGGATCCGGCCTGCGGCACCTGCGGCTTCCCGGTGGCGGTGGGCGAATACCTGCGCGAACACCACCCCGAGATCCTCAGCGATCCGGAGCTGCGCCAGCACTTCAACCATGGCCTGTTCCATGGCTTCGACTTTGACACCACGATGCTGCGCATCGGCGCGATGAACATGCTGCTGCACGGGGTGGAAAACCCCGATGTGAGCTACCGCGATTCGCTCTCGGAAGACGGCGCCATCGAGGAAGACAAGTACACCCTGATCCTGGCCAATCCGCCCTTCGCGGGCTCACTGGATTACGAGAGCACCAGCGGCAAGCTGCAGCGGGTGGTGAAGACGAAGAAAACCGAGCTGCTGTTCATGGCGCTGTTCCTGCAGCTGCTCAAGCCGGGTGGCCGCGCAGCGGTGATCGTGCCCGATGGCGTGCTGTTCGGCTCCAGCAAGGCGCACAAAGAACTGCGCCGCACCCTGGTGGAAGACCACTTCCTCGAGGGCGTGGTGTCGCTGCCCAGCGGCGTGTTCCGCCCCTATGCCGGCGTGAGCACCGCGATCCTGCTTTTCACCAAAACCGGCCGAGGCGGCACCGATCAGGTGTGGTTCTACGACATGACCACCGACGGCTGGAGCCTCGACGACAAGCGCAATCCGCTGCTGCCGCTGGAGAAGCTCGGCCCTGCACCCAAAGACGCCCTGGCTGATGGCGGGCACGACAAGAACAACCTGCCCGACTGCCTGAGTCGCTGGCGGCAGCGCAAGGATTCCGAGCGCGAGCGGGAACGCACGGCCCAGAGCTTCTGCGTGCCCAAGGCGGAGATCGCCGAACAGGGTTACGACCTCAGCCTCAACCGCTACAAGGAGCTGATCCACGAAGAGGTGGAGCACCGCCCACCGCTGGAGATCCTGGCCGAACTACGGACGATCGAGCAGGAGATCCTGCAGGGGATCGAGGAGCTGGAGGGGATGCTGCGATGA
- a CDS encoding antitoxin MazE family protein — MGPEAAPELGRSEATAQEARRAANRRKVREHRQRLRAQGMRPIQIWVPDVHSPEFAAEARRQCLLANASEEETEIQAFIDSVFEWPDDETSQ, encoded by the coding sequence ATGGGACCCGAAGCCGCCCCGGAGCTGGGTCGCTCAGAGGCCACAGCCCAGGAGGCGCGACGTGCGGCCAATCGCCGCAAAGTGCGGGAGCATCGCCAGCGATTGCGGGCCCAGGGGATGCGGCCGATCCAGATCTGGGTGCCGGATGTGCATTCACCCGAGTTCGCCGCCGAAGCGCGGCGGCAATGTCTGCTGGCCAATGCCAGCGAGGAGGAAACCGAAATCCAGGCCTTCATCGACTCGGTGTTCGAGTGGCCTGACGACGAGACCAGCCAGTGA
- a CDS encoding type II toxin-antitoxin system PemK/MazF family toxin → MKRGEIWTMAGGSGYASKPRPVVIVQDDAFTARDSVSVCLITTDPSDLPVFRVPVEPTTENGLRAVSRLMVDKVTTVSRSRLGQCIGCLVDDDLLRLNRSLLVFLGLAR, encoded by the coding sequence GTGAAGCGCGGTGAGATCTGGACCATGGCCGGCGGCTCCGGCTATGCCAGCAAGCCCCGCCCTGTGGTGATTGTTCAGGACGACGCCTTTACCGCCCGGGATTCGGTGTCGGTGTGTCTGATCACGACCGACCCGTCTGATCTGCCGGTCTTTCGCGTTCCCGTCGAGCCCACAACAGAGAACGGTCTGCGAGCCGTCAGCCGCCTGATGGTTGACAAGGTCACCACTGTGTCCAGAAGCCGCCTGGGCCAGTGCATCGGCTGCCTTGTGGATGACGACCTGCTGCGGCTCAACCGCTCGTTGCTGGTGTTTCTGGGCCTGGCCCGCTGA
- the pdeM gene encoding ligase-associated DNA damage response endonuclease PdeM: protein MAVAPFRWGGETLELLAERAVWDPQRRVLLLADLHLGKAESFQAQGIPLPSDGDAATLNALLELATRLQPVQVIVLGDLIHGPLGLTGELRAKLAALPELLGCPLRLIGGNHERGSWIAGLAQEPSQALGPWWLSHEPEPRAGLLNLCGHLHPVALLGRNGDRLRLSCFSYCPRSERLALPAFGALTGGMPLPRHEQQWLVADGAVLAVPPETRRAA from the coding sequence CTGGCGGTGGCGCCCTTCCGCTGGGGCGGCGAAACCCTGGAGTTGCTGGCCGAGCGGGCGGTGTGGGATCCGCAGCGACGGGTGCTGCTGCTGGCCGACCTGCACCTGGGCAAGGCGGAGAGCTTCCAGGCCCAGGGCATCCCCCTGCCCTCCGACGGTGACGCCGCCACCCTCAACGCCCTGCTGGAGCTGGCGACGCGGCTGCAGCCGGTGCAGGTGATTGTGCTGGGCGACCTGATCCACGGGCCCCTGGGGCTCACGGGCGAACTGCGAGCCAAGCTGGCGGCCCTGCCGGAGCTGCTGGGCTGCCCGCTGCGGTTGATTGGCGGCAACCACGAGCGGGGCAGCTGGATCGCCGGCCTGGCCCAGGAACCCAGCCAGGCCCTCGGCCCCTGGTGGCTGAGCCACGAACCCGAGCCCCGCGCCGGCCTGCTCAACCTCTGCGGCCACCTGCACCCGGTGGCGTTGCTGGGTCGCAACGGCGACCGCCTGCGCCTGAGCTGCTTCAGCTATTGCCCCCGCAGCGAGCGGCTGGCCCTGCCCGCCTTCGGGGCGCTCACCGGCGGCATGCCCCTGCCCCGCCACGAGCAGCAGTGGCTGGTGGCTGATGGGGCGGTGCTGGCCGTACCACCGGAAACCAGGCGAGCGGCCTGA
- a CDS encoding DUF262 domain-containing protein, which translates to MKATEAKLLQILGAVSQFIIPIYQRTYSWTLKECQQLWADILRAGATEEIGVHFIGSVVHIDEGLGNLAVQAPKLVIDGQQRLTTVTLLLTALADVLDALPEDQQEPIEEFAPAILRETYLTRRHQKGDKRFKLLLSDTDRLTLMAMVDPTAAALPNEPSIRIQENHKFFLEQLRAPTTDLAVVCRGISKLLVVDVALSRDQDNPQLIFESMNSTGRELSQADLIRNYVLMGQPPDLQERLYTLHWRPMEQAFGQEAYSGNEFSGFMRDFLTLKTGEVPVLDQVYDTFKAYARRPEIEQAGTECLLKDVHLVAGRYCRIVLGKEPDSALHQAFLNLRELKVNVVNPLLLELYGDQESGLLSRSEFLEALELLESYVFRRAVCAIPSNSQQKTFATFSRSFRKENGHYLPSFKAHLLSLPSYRRFPSDEEFRREIQIRNLYKFNKSCSYWLRRLENYKRKEPIAVANYTIEHILPQNPELPTSWRQALGENWKVVQEEWLHRLGNLTLTGYNPELSDNPFIQKRDHPEGGFRTSHLFLNQDLTELEAWGEEQIRQRGARLAERALAVWAAPSLPQDQLAEYWSQPAHPAAAYSLADHPQLANSQIRALFDALDLRIRALDPNVYQEVLKLYIAYKCETNFVDIVPQVRSLRLSLNMPFAELDDPKGLAKDITAIGRWGNGDVEVRVATLEEVPYAIGLIRQSLERQLDDNGGLG; encoded by the coding sequence ATGAAAGCCACAGAAGCCAAGCTACTCCAGATCCTGGGCGCCGTTTCCCAGTTCATCATCCCGATCTACCAGCGCACCTATTCATGGACGCTGAAGGAATGCCAGCAGCTCTGGGCTGACATCCTTCGCGCTGGTGCCACCGAGGAGATCGGTGTGCACTTCATCGGCTCGGTGGTGCACATCGATGAGGGCCTTGGCAACCTCGCGGTGCAGGCTCCCAAGCTGGTGATCGATGGCCAGCAGCGGCTCACAACCGTCACCCTGCTGCTCACGGCCCTGGCGGATGTGCTGGATGCACTTCCAGAAGATCAGCAGGAGCCGATCGAAGAATTCGCTCCGGCCATCCTCCGCGAGACCTACCTCACCCGCCGGCACCAAAAAGGCGACAAGCGCTTCAAGCTGCTGCTCTCCGACACCGACCGCCTCACCCTGATGGCGATGGTGGATCCCACCGCTGCTGCGCTGCCAAACGAACCATCGATCCGGATCCAGGAGAACCACAAGTTTTTCCTGGAGCAGCTGCGCGCACCCACCACTGATCTGGCCGTGGTCTGCCGGGGCATCAGCAAGCTGCTGGTGGTGGATGTGGCCCTCTCCCGCGATCAGGACAATCCCCAGCTGATCTTCGAGAGCATGAACTCCACCGGCCGGGAGCTCTCCCAGGCCGATCTGATTCGCAACTACGTGCTGATGGGTCAGCCGCCCGACCTGCAGGAGCGGCTCTACACCCTCCACTGGCGGCCCATGGAGCAGGCCTTCGGGCAGGAGGCCTACAGCGGCAACGAGTTCAGCGGCTTCATGCGCGACTTTCTCACCCTCAAGACCGGTGAGGTCCCCGTGCTCGATCAGGTTTACGACACCTTCAAGGCCTACGCCCGCCGACCGGAGATCGAGCAGGCCGGCACCGAATGCCTACTCAAAGACGTTCACCTAGTGGCCGGCCGCTATTGCCGCATCGTCCTCGGCAAGGAGCCTGATTCCGCCCTGCACCAGGCGTTCCTCAACCTGCGGGAGCTCAAGGTCAATGTGGTGAACCCCCTGCTGCTGGAGCTCTATGGCGACCAGGAATCCGGCCTGCTCAGCCGCAGTGAGTTCCTCGAGGCACTGGAGTTGCTGGAGTCCTATGTGTTCCGCCGGGCGGTCTGCGCCATCCCCTCCAACTCCCAGCAGAAAACCTTCGCCACCTTCAGCCGTTCCTTCCGCAAGGAGAACGGCCATTACCTGCCCAGCTTCAAGGCCCACCTGCTCAGCCTTCCCTCTTACCGCCGCTTCCCAAGCGACGAGGAGTTCCGGCGCGAGATCCAGATCCGCAACCTTTACAAGTTCAACAAGAGCTGCAGCTACTGGCTGCGGCGGCTGGAGAACTACAAGCGAAAGGAACCGATCGCGGTGGCCAACTACACGATCGAGCACATCCTTCCCCAGAACCCCGAACTGCCGACGTCCTGGCGCCAGGCCCTTGGCGAGAACTGGAAGGTTGTCCAGGAGGAGTGGCTGCATCGCCTCGGCAACCTCACCCTCACCGGCTACAACCCCGAGCTCAGCGACAACCCTTTCATTCAGAAGCGCGACCATCCAGAAGGGGGCTTCCGCACCAGTCACCTGTTCCTTAACCAGGATCTGACGGAGCTCGAGGCCTGGGGCGAGGAGCAGATTCGCCAGCGCGGTGCCCGCCTGGCCGAGCGGGCCCTGGCGGTGTGGGCAGCACCCTCGCTTCCGCAGGATCAGCTGGCGGAGTACTGGAGCCAACCTGCCCACCCTGCAGCCGCCTACTCCCTGGCCGATCACCCTCAGCTGGCGAATTCCCAGATTCGCGCCCTGTTCGATGCGCTTGATCTGCGCATCAGGGCTCTAGATCCCAACGTCTACCAGGAGGTGCTCAAGCTCTATATCGCGTACAAGTGCGAAACCAATTTCGTGGACATCGTGCCGCAAGTTAGGAGTTTGCGGCTCAGTCTCAACATGCCCTTTGCCGAGTTGGATGACCCTAAGGGTCTTGCGAAGGACATCACGGCAATCGGCCGTTGGGGGAATGGGGACGTGGAGGTTCGAGTGGCCACGCTCGAAGAAGTGCCCTATGCCATCGGCCTGATCCGCCAGTCGCTGGAGCGGCAACTGGACGACAATGGGGGTCTTGGCTAA
- a CDS encoding type II toxin-antitoxin system VapC family toxin, translated as MTVSAAEGSLVIDLAVDTSAVMAVLLREPVAEAVLERLCRAVQPAVAAPTRTEILLVALVKLGEIGQERAREFLDQQAFLTVAWDGELADQAADAFARFGKGRHTSGLNFGDCFSYALAERLKVPLLFVGNDFSRTELEAAL; from the coding sequence ATGACGGTCTCTGCGGCTGAAGGCAGCCTGGTGATCGACCTCGCCGTCGACACCAGCGCCGTAATGGCGGTACTCCTGCGGGAGCCCGTCGCAGAAGCCGTGCTGGAGAGGCTCTGTCGGGCCGTGCAGCCGGCGGTGGCTGCCCCCACGCGCACGGAGATCCTGCTGGTGGCGCTGGTGAAGCTGGGAGAGATCGGCCAGGAGCGTGCCCGCGAGTTTCTCGATCAGCAGGCCTTTCTCACGGTGGCCTGGGATGGGGAACTGGCCGATCAGGCCGCTGATGCCTTTGCACGCTTCGGCAAGGGGCGCCATACCAGTGGCCTGAACTTCGGCGACTGCTTCTCCTATGCCCTGGCGGAGCGCTTGAAGGTGCCGCTGCTGTTTGTGGGCAACGATTTCAGCCGCACCGAGCTGGAGGCTGCGCTGTGA
- a CDS encoding restriction endonuclease subunit S has translation MSDKEIFLGEIFDIERGGSPRPIQHYLTDDADGVPWIMIGDTAVGGKYIERTRLRIKKEGIRKSREVYPGELLLTNSMSFGRPYILKTYGCIHDGWLALKPKRNGIDLDYVYYALGSDHAMAQFQKQAAGATVKNLNKDIVSSVKIPLPPLEEQRRIAAILDRAQDIKAKVSQRSCLLQALARSLFVRRFGLPSENPRDLPVYKLVDICNPKQWPTISSKQLLETGYPVFGANGLIGYFDRFNHPDPTVLVTCRGATCGTVNISPPNCYVTGNSMAMDNPDSGLITTEYLAWVLRLRGMHDVISGSAQPQITRQGLEAVAIPVPPIEAQMDFANELRAVEGIDNSSRLSEGSLSDVSKCLGEQLIGGNRA, from the coding sequence ATGAGCGACAAAGAGATTTTCTTGGGTGAAATCTTTGATATTGAACGGGGAGGATCACCTCGTCCGATACAACATTATCTCACCGATGATGCCGATGGCGTCCCGTGGATCATGATTGGCGACACAGCGGTGGGTGGCAAATACATAGAGCGCACTAGATTACGAATCAAAAAAGAAGGCATTCGAAAGTCTCGCGAGGTTTACCCGGGCGAGTTACTGCTCACCAACTCAATGAGCTTTGGACGCCCCTATATTCTCAAAACCTACGGATGCATTCACGACGGCTGGCTTGCTCTTAAGCCTAAGCGCAATGGCATAGATCTCGACTACGTCTATTACGCACTTGGCTCAGACCATGCCATGGCGCAGTTTCAAAAGCAGGCAGCTGGAGCGACGGTAAAAAATCTGAACAAAGATATTGTTAGTTCTGTCAAAATCCCCCTCCCCCCACTGGAGGAGCAGCGTCGCATCGCGGCGATTCTGGATAGGGCTCAAGACATAAAGGCAAAGGTCTCTCAGCGTTCTTGTTTGCTGCAAGCACTCGCCAGATCCCTTTTTGTACGCCGCTTTGGTTTGCCCTCTGAAAATCCACGTGACCTACCCGTCTATAAGCTAGTTGACATCTGCAACCCGAAACAATGGCCGACAATCTCTTCAAAACAGCTCCTGGAAACAGGTTATCCGGTGTTTGGAGCAAATGGGCTAATCGGATATTTCGACCGTTTTAATCATCCGGATCCAACCGTTTTAGTGACCTGCCGTGGCGCGACCTGCGGCACAGTCAACATATCTCCACCTAACTGCTATGTGACTGGCAACTCAATGGCGATGGACAACCCTGATTCTGGCCTCATCACTACGGAGTATCTGGCATGGGTTCTCCGGCTTCGAGGCATGCACGACGTAATCTCAGGATCGGCACAGCCTCAGATCACAAGGCAGGGGCTGGAGGCAGTGGCGATACCCGTGCCTCCGATTGAGGCGCAGATGGATTTTGCGAATGAGCTCAGAGCAGTTGAGGGTATTGACAACAGTTCGCGCCTCTCCGAAGGCTCGCTATCTGATGTATCAAAGTGCCTTGGCGAGCAACTTATTGGTGGCAATAGGGCATGA